One genomic segment of Sorex araneus isolate mSorAra2 chromosome X, mSorAra2.pri, whole genome shotgun sequence includes these proteins:
- the LOC129399588 gene encoding NADH dehydrogenase [ubiquinone] 1 alpha subcomplex subunit 3-like, translated as MARRIATFLKDAWAKEPVLVLSFSITGLAVILHPPNPYTKYTAMTKQVTPYNYPVPIEDNGNMPDVPSHPQDP; from the coding sequence ATGGCTAGGAGAATCGCCACCTTCCTCAAAGATGCCTGGGCCAAGGAGCCGGTGCTGGTCCTGTCTTTCTCCATCACAGGCCTCGCTGTCATCCTGCATCCCCCAAATCCCTACACCAAGTACACTGCCATGACCAAGCAGGTGACACCCTACAACTACCCAGTGCCCATCGAAGACAATGGGAACATGCCAGATGTGCCCAGTCACCCCCAGGACCCCTAG